The Fusobacterium necrophorum subsp. necrophorum genome includes the window TAACTATACAAGTATAGGCGCTATCACACAAGCAAAAAATTTAAATATACATGTAGTCAATGACATGAATATGAAATCCCAAGAAGTCAGGGGAGAACAAACATTTGGAAAAGATGATAGCCAATATAACTACTATGGATTGGAAAGAAATATAGGCTCTCATGTAAAAGCAGAAAACTTAAATGTAACAGCTAATAATTTAAATATATCAGGTTCCGCAGTAGTAACAAAAACAGCTGATTTAAAGGTAGATACATTACATATAGAATCAAAAGTAGAGAAAGAAGATATGGTAAATAAGATATCTTCTAAAGGCTTTTTGAAATCAAGTTCCAAGAAAGAAACGATACATAAGGAAGAAAACTCAGCAGGAAGTCTTTCTGTAGAAGGGAAAGGAACAATAAAAGGAGATGTCAACCTGGTAGGAAGTAATTTAGTACTAGGAAAAGACAGCTTTGTAGGAGGAAAACTAAAAACAGATTCCACAGAACTTCATAGTAGATATTCACTGGAAGAAAAGAAAAAAGGATTCAGTGGAAGTATAGGAAGTGGAGGATTTTCTATTGGTTATGGAAAATCAGAAAGTAAGTTAAAAGAAAAAGATGTAACGAATGCAAAATCGAATCTGGTATTAGGAGATGGCACAGTACTCAATCAAGGTGCAGAAATCACAGCAACAAACTTAATACATGGACAAATAAGTATAAATCATGGAGATGTTACCTATGGTGCAAGAAAAGATATTCATGATGTAGAAAGCTCAACAAAGAGCAGTGGAATCAATCTATCAGTAAGAATAAAATCACCCGCACTGGATAGAGCGAAACAAGGAATAGATTCCTTGAAACAAATGAAATTGGGAGATAGCATAGGCGGGCTTGTGAATGTAGCCAATGTTTACACCGGAACTGTAGTGGGTCTTGCCGGAAACCAAGGAACAAAACTACCTGCAAATGAAGGAAAAGAAAGAAGATATCGCAAAAGCCTTTGAAGGAGTCTCCAAAGATTTAGGCTATCCGGTAACAGTAATCTATACAGACCCAAGTAATTCCCCACAATTAATTGGAATTGATAAAGATGGAAATAGGTATATAAAAGCTGGAACAGCCTATGTAGATGAGAAAACAGGAATCCATCATATTCTAATCAATAGCAAATCGGAAGGAAATAAGACAAAGGCAGATAGGAACCATAGCAGAAGAGCAAAGCCATATTATAGGAAAGATAGAAGGAAGACAAAAGAAAGTTTCTGATGGAAGTGAAAAAGGTTTAGAGAATTTAGGAAGACCCACAAATGCTTTCTTTAAAGACCAATATAGTAAGAATGATAAAGCCATAGGAATAGTAGGTGATGGAAAAGATTATTCAAATACTAACTTTGGTGAAAATGTTGGGAATAAAATGATAGAAAATCCTCTAGAATCATATAATAGAAAATATATAACAGCTGATGAAAGAAAAGAAGTTGAAAAAATATTATCAGAAGAAAAAGGAGAAAATTATTTTGTAGATTGGGAAGCATATGATGATTTTTTGGAAGGAAATTATAGAGCTGAAATAAATTATTTAGTTTTTCAAGCTAAAAATAGAGTTAATAATTTATCAGAAATAGAAAATGGAAACTTTGAAGATGTTGATGATAAAGAAGCTGTTTTTCATAATTTTATAGAAGATGGTAAGATAATATTAGATGATAATATGAAGAATAAAAAGAAAGTTGAATATGAAACTGGAAAAGAGGTTGTTATTAATCTTCATGGTGAAATAGTGAAAGATACTAAAAATCAAGGTACAGGTAACTATATTACTTATGGACTTAAAGAACCTAAATCTGATGAAGGAAAATTTGATAAATTTGGACATGGAGTAGTAGATATAGGGACTTATTTATTTTTTGGAACAGGTGTAAATGATGATTCAACTTTTATGAATAGATTATCATATTTCACAAAGGGAACCTTAGTATCCATTAATTATAAAGGTATAAAGAAATGGAGTGATAACAGAGGCTATAAAGCTGTTGGATATAAGGAAATTTTTAAATATTTAGTTACTCCAAATTTCTATGAACAATATAGAGATGATACAGGATATAAAAAATTTCTTGAAACAAATATCATAAGGTAGAGGTGAAATTAATGAGAAAAAAATTATTTATTTTATCAGTACTAATAAATTTTATTTTCCTTTTCTTTTTTACTATGTGTGTAAGATATACTGATAAAAATAGTTATAATATTCAAAATCTAAAAAAAGAAAATAGAGAAAAAGAAGTTATTTTTAAAGAATATCCAGAAATTAAAAGTGTTAATTTACTTTATGGAGCTAGTATTTTATTTGAATTATATGAAATTAAAGATAATTTAAATTTAGAAAAAGTTGAATTATTTTATAAAAATAAGAATATAGAAAAAATAGAAATTAATAAGAAAATAATTGATTTAGAAGATTTTGGTGTTAAAGAATTTTATGAAAATGGAAGAAGAATTTTTAAAAAAGAATTTTCCATTGAGAAAGATTTATTAGAAATTTTAGGGAAAAATGCTGAAATACATAACTCATTAGAAGATGGAAGATTTTATATAGATATTTATATGAAAGACTTAAAAACAAATGAAACTTTTATAATAAAAAGAGATAATATATCTATTTATTATGAAAGTGTGGAAATAAAAGCATTTTCAATGTAATTTTAGCAATGATTTGGAATAGATAGTTTGAAAATTTTAGACTATAAAAGAGTAGGTTATGAAGAAACATGGGATAGAGTAAAAAGATTAGGAGATGCTTACTATAATAACAGGAAGACCAATAACACAAGTTCAACTAGAAAGAATAGGAATAAAGTCAGAGGTAAAAGATCTAGGTTTTAAAGTAGATGGAACAACTAAAACAGGATTAGCTATAGATGAGGCTTTAGAAATAATTTAGGAAAGACATTTAAAACATATGATAACTATAATGATGTAACTAAAACAGCAACAAGTGTAAAAAGTATAGATATGACTTCAAAGACATATACAAGTGGTTCAGGGTTAAACAATGTATTAAATAAATATGAAAGAGTTATAGAAGATTTTGATAAATATGAATTGGATAAAGTAAAATTAGAAAATAAAGACATAGAAAATCGTATATTAAAGATTGTAATAAATAATGAACCATTGAATAAATCACAAATGGAAAATTTGAAAAAATTTGTTGAAGAAGCTGGTAAAAATGGAATAAAAGTAGAGGCAGTAATATTAAAATAGGAGGATTAAAATGAATGTATCAATAACAATATATAAAGAAAAAAGAACAAGATTTTAGAATGATGATATTACTATCAGGTAGAAGTAAAATAGGTTTAATTCAAGTGAAAGATTATGGTATAATTTCTTATTTAAATAAAAAAGACAGTGAAAAAATAGGAGAATTTATATTTTGGGCATTAAATGAAAGTGATAATGAAAAAATTGAAGATGAAGTTACTATACAATGGTGTAAACAGTATTTTAATTGTTCTTCTAATTTAAAAGTAGTTAATGAATATAATAATATTGGATTTGAATTTTTTGAAAATAAATATACAATATATTTAAAAATGAAAGATGGAAAAGGTGATTCACTATTTAAAGATGAGAATGGGAATAAAGTTGAATACACCTTCCCAGAAAAGCCAACAGCATTAGAGTTAGGGACAAAAGGAATGGAAATGTTTGAGTATAAAGAAAGATATGATGGATTGATAGAATAAGGAGAATTAAGCTGAATAGATAAAATATCATTTATTCGGCTTTTCTCTGACCTAGAAGTTATGTAATCAAGTAATAATTTCTATGCAAATATTGGAGTCAATTTAGGTTTCAATAAATCAAGTTTCAATACGAAATCACACAATGAAAGTGCAGTAGTAACAACCATACAAGATAAATATTTATGTATTTATCATACAAGGAGGGAAAATATAAAGATTATGAATATGAAGAAACATAAAAAGGAAAAAGGAAGTAAATTCAATCTATGGAGTCTTATCATATGGAATCTCCTTATCTTTATTTTGTTAAGCATTTTTTTCTTTCAACAAATACAGGAATCCATGCAAAAAAACTGGAGATTTTCCTCATTTGAGGAATTGCTATTTCTGGTTTTTATGGGAGTTTTTTTGTTTATCACAGCTCTTGCAAGCATTCGAAATATTCTAAAATTAAGACTTTTTTATACTAAAGAAGGAGAAATTAGTGAAGAAAAGGAAATTTTTGCCTATGAT containing:
- a CDS encoding osmolarity sensor protein EnvZ — encoded protein: MMILLSGRSKIGLIQVKDYGIISYLNKKDSEKIGEFIFWALNESDNEKIEDEVTIQWCKQYFNCSSNLKVVNEYNNIGFEFFENKYTIYLKMKDGKGDSLFKDENGNKVEYTFPEKPTALELGTKGMEMFEYKERYDGLIE